The window ACTTTTTTCTCTGACATATTCAGGGACTCTGCAATTTTCTGAGAATAACAAACAATGAAATATGAAGTCAATTGGTAACAGATGCAAAACAATACAaattatatatgaaattgaTCTTCTcatgattaataattataactGACTTACATCAATTGAAGGGGTTACTCCTTTTTCTTCCAGTCTAATTTTTGCATTCCGAATTAAGCCTAACCTTTCGTGTAAATGATTAGGCAGTCTcaaggtttttgaattctcaAGTAATGCCCTTGAAACGCCCTGTCatagagaaaatgctaaacagCATCAGTTTCAGTTTAGAAATGCATTTGACATTTGGGCATAAAGTCAGATTTCACAGGAGATTTAAGGGGATCTATATGATCTAGTTCATCTGAAGCTATTAACTTCTCTTCATATGCTACTAACAAGGGAAAGGGGCTGGAAGAGAGCAATTGAGCAGAAACAGAAAAAAGGGGGCAAATTTTAGTAATAAGACAATCAGGTCTGCATCAATTTCAGATAGATAAGTGATGCTATCCAATGTTCAGTTGTTTACTATAACAATAGGAAAGCAAATTACCTGACGAATCCACCAATAGACATAAGTTGAAATCTTGAACCCCTTCGATGAATCAAATTTCTCGATGCCACGCAACAGCCCGATCAGACCTCCCTGCAagagaataataataaatttcgCAAAAATGTCTATACCAACACAAGTCTATGTGCTGTGTACATTGATTAAGGTCAATCACCAATATATTTCATCCTAGAAATGAGAAAGAAGAATCTCACCTGAACAAGGTCAGCCATTTCAgctcccatgttatcatatctTTGAGCAATAGACATGACCAAACGAACATTGCTCATTGCCAGTTTCTCTCTAGCCAAAGAACAAGCTATCATTTTGGATTGTAACTCAACCCGAGAAATCCTCAAGGAAGATGCGAGCTGTTCGTCTGTAGGATCACATCCTAATCTCTCCTTCAGCCTGAAGAGTACACATgacaattattaataaaaacatCTTCAGGGAATAATCTTTTTCTGTAGAAGCAACTTCAATTTTTGAATAGGATTGGCTATTTCAAAACAACATCCAGATACAGAATCTCAAATTTTAGGAAGAGAAATAAGAGGTCTTCCTAATTGCCTTCATgatttaaacaactttaaagaAGTGATTCGGTAACCATTTAtctagagataaaaaaaatggtcTAAAGTTTGAATTCATTAAACAACTTTGGAGAAGTGATTCAATCCATTCATCATCCATTTAGATTACCTTACCACCATTTTCAAAGATATTTTTAGTAACAATTCTGAGATTACATAGAGAAAAATGGCTTTAACATGTTGGAACTACTTCTGATACAAGTTTGATGATTCTCCAATTGGTAAGCTTCAGTCTCACCTTGATTTATAATCCTCCAAGGAAAGACCAGCTTTTATCATTCTTGACAGGCGCACAACTTCAGCATGGGTGAGCAGCTCTTCACTCACTGCACCCTTAACATAACCCTTCAAACGATTCTGCAGCATCTCCGGATTCACAACTGATTTGAGCTGCTTAAAGGCACTAGCTTGAACTACAGGTTTACTTTGGCTAAGATTCTTTTTCCTAGTGTTAATTCTCCGTTGTCTAGCAGACACCCCAGAGCAGGTGACAGGTATCTTCTTTTGATTTTTTCTGCTAGGTGCATCAGTTGAAGCGGTTCTCTCAAAAGAAAGATTCCATTGTTTCTCAAGCATAGACTTCTGCAAAAGAAGAAGTGCGTCCATTGAATAGTCAAGATCAGAAGTATCCTCTTCCATATCATCCAATGTCTTCAACCATGTTGCTGCAGTTGATGGAGCAGACGCAGTATCCACGTGTTCTTTGAGAGCCTTAATAGACTGTGTATTACGGTTTGAAGATGGGAAACCAGGACCTAAATTTGAAGACTTTTTAGCAACTATCCCATTTTTACCCGATGCAACTTGATAATGGGTTGATCCATGATCATTGACATTCGAAAGCTTTTCTGTGAGATCCGAATAATAGAAAGTGGAACTCAAAAGCCTCTGTCCTGCATTAAGTCCGATAACAGCAGCAGTGGCCATCATACAGCTTCTTTTTGGGTATTTCCAATGATTCTTAGCCAATCTAATGAAGCAAAAAGCTGTGTATGCTCTTCAACTGTACTCAATACAATAAACTCATTCAACTCTTCAGCTGTAGAACCTGGAAAGAAAGCAGATACATATATGAGAGCTCCAACAAAGGTTTGCGAAACCTTAAGCTTTCAAAGGATCCAGGGTCACTATGCCAAAGCTCAATGCTAGATGCATGAGATTGTGTTTGGCCacaagaaaattaaatattatacaCATATTGCACAACAGCATCAATACAAAGTTGCAGGAGATTTAGATCCAACTACCAAGTTCCACACTCTGTTTCTGGTAGATGGATCCCATAATCGGTTCGAAACTTTTCTAGAGGAATTAGATTAGA is drawn from Euphorbia lathyris chromosome 9, ddEupLath1.1, whole genome shotgun sequence and contains these coding sequences:
- the LOC136205521 gene encoding RNA polymerase sigma factor sigA, producing the protein MMATAAVIGLNAGQRLLSSTFYYSDLTEKLSNVNDHGSTHYQVASGKNGIVAKKSSNLGPGFPSSNRNTQSIKALKEHVDTASAPSTAATWLKTLDDMEEDTSDLDYSMDALLLLQKSMLEKQWNLSFERTASTDAPSRKNQKKIPVTCSGVSARQRRINTRKKNLSQSKPVVQASAFKQLKSVVNPEMLQNRLKGYVKGAVSEELLTHAEVVRLSRMIKAGLSLEDYKSRLKERLGCDPTDEQLASSLRISRVELQSKMIACSLAREKLAMSNVRLVMSIAQRYDNMGAEMADLVQGGLIGLLRGIEKFDSSKGFKISTYVYWWIRQGVSRALLENSKTLRLPNHLHERLGLIRNAKIRLEEKGVTPSIDKIAESLNMSEKKVRNATEAVSKVFSLDREAFRSMNGLPGETHHSYIADTCLENNPWNGVDEWALKDEVNNVIKSSLGEREREIIRLYYGLDNECLTWEDISKRIGLSRERVRQVGLVALEKLKHAARKKKLEAMLVKH